In Callospermophilus lateralis isolate mCalLat2 chromosome 4, mCalLat2.hap1, whole genome shotgun sequence, one genomic interval encodes:
- the Fkbp4 gene encoding peptidyl-prolyl cis-trans isomerase FKBP4 — MTAEEMKAAESGAQSAPLPLEGVDISPKHDEGVLKVIKREGTGTEMPMIGDRVTVHYTGWLLDGTKFDSSLDRKDKFSFDLGKGEVIKAWDVAVATMKVGEVCHITCKPEYAYGSAGSPPKIPPNATLVFEVELFEFKGEDLTEDEDGGIIRRIRIRGEGYARPNEGAIVEVTLEGYHQDQLFDQRELRFEIGEGESLDLPCGLEKAIQRMEKGEHSIVYLKSSYAFGSAGKEKFQIPPYAELRYEIHLKSFEKAKESWEMNSEEKLEQSTIVKERGTVYFKEGKYKQALLQYKKIVSWLEYESSFSNEEVQKAQALRLASHLNLAMCHLKLQAFSAAIESCNKALELDSNNEKGLFRRGEAHLAVNDFDLARADFQKVLQLYPNNKAAKTQLAVCQQRIRKQLAREKKLYANMFERLAEEESKAKSEVAAGDHPTDTEMKDEQKNSVAGSQSQVETEA, encoded by the exons ATGACCGCCGAGGAGATGAAGGCAGCCGAGAGCGGGGCGCAGTCTGCGCCTCTGCCCCTCGAGGGAGTGGACATCAGCCCCAAGCATGACGAAGGCGTGCTTAAG GTCATCAAGCGAGAGGGTACAGGCACAGAGATGCCCATGATTGGGGACCGAGTCACAGTCCACTACACTGGCTGGCTATTAGATGGCACAAAGTTTGACTCCAGTCTGGACCGCAAGGACAAGTTTTCCTTTGATCTGGGAAAAG GGGAGGTCATCAAGGCTTGGGATGTTGCTGTAGCGACCATGAAGGTGGGGGAAGTGTGCCACATCACCTGCAAACCAGAATATGCTTATGGTTCAGCGGGCAGCCCTCCAAAGATCCCCCCCAATGCCACGCTTGTGTTTGAG GTTGAGCTGTTTGAATTCAAAGGAGAAGATCTGACAGAAGATGAAGATGGTGGAATCATCCGCAGAATACGGATTCGGGGTGAAGGCTATGCCCGGCCCAATGAGGGCGCCATTGTGGAGG TCACACTGGAAGGGTACCACCAGGACCAGCTCTTTGACCAGCGGGAGCTCCGCTTTGAGATTGGTGAGGGGGAAAGTCTTGATCTGCCCTGTGGGCTGGAGAAGGCCATTCAGCGCATGGAGAAAGgagaacattccattgtgtacctCAAGTCCAG CTAtgcttttggcagtgctgggaagGAAAAGTTCCAGATTCCACCATATGCAGAGCTGAGATATGAAATACACCTCAAGAGTTTTGAGAAG GCCAAGGAGTCTTGGGAGATGAATTCTGAGGAGAAACTGGAGCAGAGCACCATAGTGAAGGAGCGGGGCACTGTGTACTTCAAG GAAGGCAAGTACAAGCAAGCCTTACTACAGTACAAGAAGATTGTATCCTGGCTGGAATACGAGTCAAGTTTCTCCAATGAGGAAGTACAGAAGGCACAGGCCCTTCGACTGGCTTCCCACCTCAACCTGGCCATGTGTCATCTGAAACTGCAGGCCTTCTCAGCTGCCATTGAAAGCTGTAACAAG GCCCTGGAACTGGACAGCAACAATGAGAAAGGCCTCTTCCGCCGGGGAGAGGCCCACCTGGCTGTGAATGACTTTGACCTGGCACGGGCTGACTTCCAGAAGGTCCTACAGCTCTACCCCAACAACAAAGCCGCCAAGACCCAGCTGGCTGTGTGCCAGCAGCGGATCCGCAAGCAACTTGCCCGAGAGAAAAAGCTCTATGCCAACATGTTTGAGAGGCTAGCAGAGGAAGAGAGCAAG GCCAAGTCAGAAGTAGCTGCAGGAGACCATCCCACTGACACAGAGATGAAGGATGAACAGAAGAACAGTGTGGCAGGGAGCCAATCTCAGGTGGAGACAGAAGCATAG